In Tripterygium wilfordii isolate XIE 37 chromosome 15, ASM1340144v1, whole genome shotgun sequence, one DNA window encodes the following:
- the LOC120017319 gene encoding uncharacterized protein LOC120017319 yields MPNKIWERVKLPRNYEKALEIIDKHLLDDQNLVVGKAVIYETIIMFSFFLKILLFLSNQTSQQVIGGVHVYLQNKKSKKDCIWFGDVVHQKSPSKVELIVIDSSSDEKEHEDKTNAKKMKTEVGDIANIFKYWHQRS; encoded by the exons ATGCCTAATAAGATATGGGAAAGAGTGAAGTTGCCAAGAAATTATGAGAAGGCACTTGAAATCATTGACAAGCATCTG CTTGATGACCAGAACTTGGTTGTGGGGAAGGCAGTCATTTATGAAACAATTataatgttttctttcttcctaAAGATTCTTCTATTCCTTTCCAACCAAACTAGTCAACAAGTCATTGGTGGTGTGCATGTGTATCTGCAGAACAAGAAAAGTAAGAAGGATTGTATTTGGTTTGGAGATGTTGTCCATCAAAAGTCACCTAGTAAG GTGGAGTTAATTGTTATTGACTCTTCTTCAGATGAAAAAGAACATGAAGATAAAACAAATGCTAAGAAGATGAAGACTGAAGTTGGGGATATAGCAAATATTTTCAAATATTGGCATCAAAGATCTTGA